CAGCAAATGTGGGGGAGTGTCGCAATAATGACACCAGCGCAGTCTACAATTTCTACAGGTAAATCTGTCCAAGTTGAAAGTTTAGTTTTTGACCCGAAGACAGCCAGCAATGTCATTACAATCAAGGCCGAAGAATCAGTTAATAATATTACGCCAATATATAAATTTTGGTATTCTTCCGGCACTCTTTTATCGTCAAACAACTGGGAACCGTTTGCCGAGACAACTCAAACGGAAGCGAGACATTATATCGGCGACCGGCTTGGTGATTTCAGGTATTGCGTTCAGGTCAGTTTTGACGGCGGGCAAACTTGGACGCCGAATTGGGGACCGACATGGACAGGTACCAATCCTTCACCAGCCGACCAGCATTTAAGTCCGTACATTCATGATTTGAAAAGGGGCTCCTACACTGATAATTCGGAAGAAGAAGAGCAACTCGGGATGGGGCCCGGCTGGTTTTTTAAGTATCAACTTTTCGATGATTCATATGTCACAATGAAAATCTATCCGAGTTCAACTACTCCAAGTTATTCCGCCGTGCATAATTCTTCATATACATATTTTGGTTTTCCAGCCGCAATAAATAAAAATCCAATCAGAACTATAATCCATAAAACACCAAGAAGCCAACAGATGGGTGACTCATCCTGGTGGAATACTGATGAATGGGATTGCAGGGATGATAATGGTAATATCGTAGATAACGATGTTTATATAGTTGTTATAGATGCATATGATAAACACTGGGTAGTATTTGACCCGACGGATACAGACCCGCCAGTCAGCGATCCTAGCGACCCGATGCCCAGAACAGGTCGCCGTGGAACCAGGTGGCTCTCAATCCCTGTAGATATTTTAAGGATAATGAAACTTCAAGCAAATACAATCACTAATTATGAGAATCAAGAAGATGCGTTTTCATACCGGCTCACAGGCGCTGCTAATGTTACTATAAAAGTTTATCAAGGTGGTGCGACATTCACAGGAATAGATACTAATCCCAATAGCGATACATATGGAGAAGCCATTCCATCAGCAGGCGCTAAACTGTATAAAACGATAAAATACTACCGTGCCGCAGGTAACTATGAAGAAGGCTGGAATGGTTACGATGAGAATGGTGTACCACTCGCTAATGGTATCTATACATATTCTATATCTGCAGTGAATGATTACAAACGTATCGCAACTGATGCATACGGGAATGACCACCCTATCTGGGGCAATATCACAATAATGCGAACACTGAAATTAACAGAATTTTCAGCAAACCCTATTGTTGATTATATTGGTGAGAAAACATTCAAGTACACTCTTACCGGTGCCGCATATGTTACAATCAATGTGTATCAAAAAGGGGTGACATTTACGGGTGTGTATGATAGTTCTGGGATTCCTGCGCCATCTGATGGATATACACCACTTGCAACACTCGGTTTCTACCGTGCTGCGGGCAGTTGGGAAGAATCATGGGATGGTAGAACTGACGATGAAGAATTATTGCCTGACAGTATTTACACATATACAATCTCGGCTATAAGTGATTACGGCGGAATTGCAACTGATGCCTACGGAAATACCCAGCCGATGTGGGGTAATATTACAATAATGCGTGAAGAACCGCCTGCTAATGCTGAAGAAGAAACCGGCACAACAGCCACAGGAACAGGGAACATTGTGGTTGGCACTTATTCACCACCTAAAAATAAAACCGTCTCTGCCGGTGTCTCATCTGTTGTTGTTTCAGTCGTAGATAAAGATGTTATCGTAGATACCTCAAAATCAGCAATTGCTTTAACTGACCCGCTTGGCAGACAAATAAAAACCACACCTGTAGTCAACGGCAAAACTTTTGGAATAAATGTCCCGCCGTTAACCGTGACTGGCGAGTATAAAGTTAATTTACAACTTGTCGCTAAAAACAGTAAACATTGGACTGAAACATACAAATTTAGTGTTGAGAAATCAAACACATTTAACGATACCGTTTATGCCTGTCCAAACCCGGCAAAATCTAATAGCATAAAAATTGCGTTTCAATACTCAACTGGTGAAAAAGCAAATATAAAAATATTCAGTATTGCTGGTAATTTAATCAAAGATGAAAATGTTGATACCTCACCATATGAGTGGAACTTATCGGATGTCGGTAATGGATTGTATTTCTATAAAGTTGAAATCGGGCACGATAAAAGCAAACTCAAAACAATAATGGTGGCAAGATGAATAAAAATTAAAATTAAAAAATAAAAATGGAAAATGACAAAGCAAAATTCAAAAAAGAGTTCAAAGAACGGATTTATCAGTATATTCTAAAATTGATAAAGTTTATAGATAATCTGCCTAAAGATAGAACTTGCGATGTAATTGGCAAACAATTATTACGGAGTGGAACAAGTATTGGAGCAAATTATATTGAAGCACAAGCATCAAGTTCCAGAAAAGATTTTACCAATTTTTTAGCGAGTAGTATTTTAACATTAAAAGGCCGAAAATGAAACATTTTAGATTTTGGATTTTCATTTTTCATTTTTCATTTTTCATTTTTCATTGCCTTTATGCTACAGAACCGACTGCTGAATTTTTGCGGATAAACCCAGCTGCTACTGCTTCTGCAATTGGTGGTGCTGATGTAGCTTATAGCGGTAAAGTTGACTCTATATATTCTAATCCGTCAGGGCTGGGAACTCTTGCAAAACCACAACTTCTAACTGCGTATTCTTCATATATTCAGAATATAAAATTAGCAGGGCTGGCGTTTGCGAAACCTATCGGCAAAAAAGGCGAAAATGTAGTCGGATTAGCTGTCCTGTATCTCGGGCTTACAGGTCTGGAAGTATATAACGACGATTCAGGTGCGACTGGCGAAACCGCATCCAGCAGTAATTTTGGTTTTACACTTTCCTGGGCAAGAAATATCAGAAATAATTTGACAGCCGGTCTCTCTATAAAACAGGTTCATCAGAATTATGATGAGGTTACAAGCGATGGCTTCTGTGCTGATGTTGGAGTACTTTATAAATCTAACAATCTCTCGCTTGGTCTTTCATTCCAGAATTTCGGTCCTGAAATAGATAATCAGAAACTGCCATCAACAATCCGGTTAGGGACAAATTATACAGATTATATATTCAATAACATACCAATAGAAACATCTGTTGAAATAGAAAAACCGATTTATTCTGATATAAAATTTAAAGCAGGTGCAGAGTACTGGATAACCCCGAATGTAAATCTGCGGTGTGGGTATGAGGATCTAAAGGCTGCCGGTACATTTTCAGGTATATCCGGCGGGCTCGGGCTTAAAACATTCTATCAGCAAAGTTATATTGAAGAAAATATGAAAAAAATAGACGTGAACCTGGATTACGCATTTACATATTTTGGTGAACTCGGCAATATTCATAAAGTTTCTATAGGTTTTGAATTCTGAAACACAAACAAACAAGCCCACTAAAGTGGGGAGTAAAAATTTATACCTGACTTCAGTCGGTAAAAGAAAACTCTGACAGAATTTACAGGATAAAAGAATAAAATCCTGTTAATCATGTCAAATAAAAATTCAGTGAGTTCAGTGTATTCAGTAGTTAAAAGAAAAAAGATGAAAAATTATCGTGAACTGGCAGCGGTTAATGCAGCAACTTTAGCTTCAAGTGCAGCAAAGCGGTCGCGGAATTCAAGATTGATTTCAATCTTTTCATCCAGTCGTTTGAAATCAGAGTGCATTTCAACATCCAACCGTGCTAATCCTGAATCAATCTTTTCATCCAGCCGTCTGATTTCTACTTTTATTTCTCGGATATCGGCTTTAATCTCTTGTAATTCAGGGACGACCAATTCCTGTAAAAGTCTTTTTACATTAACATTTGGCATAACATTACCTCCTGAAAATAATTATAACAAAAAATATGAATTTTGTCAAGTGGAAAAAAAAGCAAGTTAAATAGCCATTTATTTGTATGTTAATAGTTATTCTTACATTTCTGATTGTTGCGTGTGTTTTTGGGTTTTTCGTTTTGATTGTTATACGACTTCTATCAGGTGCAGAAATTAAAGAAGCAAGTACTTTTGCCGGCGACCAAGTTAAAAAAGTACCGTCAATAAAACAGCTTTTTGCACAATTCGCAGAGAATCCTAAATCCCGCCAAGCACAAAAATTCCGACTGATTTCTTTAGCAATTTTTTTGTTTGTTGGCTATGTTTCTACAAATAATCTATTTTTTACAATTTTATTCGCTATTTTTGGTTTTTTTCTGCCTATAATTATACTGAAACGCGCTGAAACCAGACGAATGGCACTCATAGATAAACAACTATCAGATGGGCTGGTTCTAATCTCTAATTCATTGCGTAGTGGGTTGTCATTTGCACAGGGATTAGAAGTAATTGCACAGCAAGGTCAACCACCATTATCAGAAGAGTTTCAGACGGTAACGCAGGAGTTGAAATTAGGTATCTCTATGGAGCAGGCATTGAACAATATTGCACAGCGGCTCAAAAAATCCAAAGAAATGCGTATCGCAATGACTGCAATCAATATCGCCCGAGAAACCGGCGGGAATATGTCAGAAGCGCTTACAACACTCTCGGAAACCATGCGGAAACGAAACGAGATGCAGGGTAAAATAGATGCGTTAACCGCACAAGGTAAACTATCAGGGCTTATCACAGCGCTGCTACCATTTGTGATGGCATTCTTTATATATCTGATAAGCCCGGAAATTATGATACCGATGTTCACAACTGTTTACGGATACCTCATATTGCTTGTTGTCCTTATGATGATTTCTATCGGCGGCTTATTCATAAAAAAAATTGTAACTATAGATATATAAAAAGGCAATTAAAAATTCAAAATTAAAAATTAAAAATGCTTTCTACCACAATTTTACATTTTACATTTTGCATTTTTAATTGATTTTATTATGGCTTACATCATCTCATTATTTATTGGTGGATTTGTTTTTTTAGCGGTACTTTATTTCTGGCCTAAAAGCGAGATTGTTGATTTAAGTAAACGGTTTGGGCAGAAAAAAGAAACCAGCCGGCTGCTTACCAAATTCTCAAACGCTGTTATAGAAACTACTGTAAAACAGATATCTAAAATAAAATGGACTTGGATTAACAATCAACGGCGTGTGATAAAAAAACAGTTGGATATGGCGGG
The Elusimicrobiota bacterium DNA segment above includes these coding regions:
- a CDS encoding type II secretion system F family protein, yielding MLIVILTFLIVACVFGFFVLIVIRLLSGAEIKEASTFAGDQVKKVPSIKQLFAQFAENPKSRQAQKFRLISLAIFLFVGYVSTNNLFFTILFAIFGFFLPIIILKRAETRRMALIDKQLSDGLVLISNSLRSGLSFAQGLEVIAQQGQPPLSEEFQTVTQELKLGISMEQALNNIAQRLKKSKEMRIAMTAINIARETGGNMSEALTTLSETMRKRNEMQGKIDALTAQGKLSGLITALLPFVMAFFIYLISPEIMIPMFTTVYGYLILLVVLMMISIGGLFIKKIVTIDI
- a CDS encoding PorV/PorQ family protein, with protein sequence MKHFRFWIFIFHFSFFIFHCLYATEPTAEFLRINPAATASAIGGADVAYSGKVDSIYSNPSGLGTLAKPQLLTAYSSYIQNIKLAGLAFAKPIGKKGENVVGLAVLYLGLTGLEVYNDDSGATGETASSSNFGFTLSWARNIRNNLTAGLSIKQVHQNYDEVTSDGFCADVGVLYKSNNLSLGLSFQNFGPEIDNQKLPSTIRLGTNYTDYIFNNIPIETSVEIEKPIYSDIKFKAGAEYWITPNVNLRCGYEDLKAAGTFSGISGGLGLKTFYQQSYIEENMKKIDVNLDYAFTYFGELGNIHKVSIGFEF
- a CDS encoding T9SS type A sorting domain-containing protein → MQDLKERTYKFALQIIKLVQKLPQNQIARIIAEQMFKKIRSILILILILTFNFNLLPLTCLSAAEIEDIVYEPETYSNVITIHPEVPPAENTDVIIVYRVWYSSGTLASRNYWEVLPETTQTEVRHYIGNRLGDFRYFAQHRFDIVTDTETIIGDWTPDDTWTGNTSTAPGQVVLSPYIHDLKRGSYGMENEEEEQQLGMGPGWFFKYQLFDDSYVTIRIYPPCTQVSSTTYFGYPLVISSAPIRTIIHKTPRSMELIDSSWWNTDEWDCRDDSGTIVNNGIYIVSIDAYNRHYITFDPTDNAAESPGPATVTISTTTRGRRGHWWGSIPVDILRIMKLQSNTISDYANQSNAFSYRLTGAANVTIKVYQGGATFTGIDTNPNSDTYGEAIPSAGATLVKTIKYYRAAGNYEEGWNGYDDNGLPLANGIYTYSISAVNDYKRIATDEYGNDHPIWGNITIMRTLKLTEFSANQVSDYVDENIFKYTLSGTAKVTIKVYQSSVTFTGVDTNSTSATYGEPIPSAGFTPLKTLKFYRAAGSYEESWNGFDDNGTPLPNGIYTYTISAVSDYSGILTDAYGNVQPMWGNVTITRSVKLTEFSANQVSDYVDENIFKYTLSGTAKVTIKVYQSSVTFTGVDTSSTSATYGEPIPSAGFTPLKTLKFYRAAGSYEESWNGFDDNGTPLPNGIYTYTISGVSEYKGILTDASGSIQQMWGSVAIMTPAQSTISTGKSVQVESLVFDPKTASNVITIKAEESVNNITPIYKFWYSSGTLLSSNNWEPFAETTQTEARHYIGDRLGDFRYCVQVSFDGGQTWTPNWGPTWTGTNPSPADQHLSPYIHDLKRGSYTDNSEEEEQLGMGPGWFFKYQLFDDSYVTMKIYPSSTTPSYSAVHNSSYTYFGFPAAINKNPIRTIIHKTPRSQQMGDSSWWNTDEWDCRDDNGNIVDNDVYIVVIDAYDKHWVVFDPTDTDPPVSDPSDPMPRTGRRGTRWLSIPVDILRIMKLQANTITNYENQEDAFSYRLTGAANVTIKVYQGGATFTGIDTNPNSDTYGEAIPSAGAKLYKTIKYYRAAGNYEEGWNGYDENGVPLANGIYTYSISAVNDYKRIATDAYGNDHPIWGNITIMRTLKLTEFSANPIVDYIGEKTFKYTLTGAAYVTINVYQKGVTFTGVYDSSGIPAPSDGYTPLATLGFYRAAGSWEESWDGRTDDEELLPDSIYTYTISAISDYGGIATDAYGNTQPMWGNITIMREEPPANAEEETGTTATGTGNIVVGTYSPPKNKTVSAGVSSVVVSVVDKDVIVDTSKSAIALTDPLGRQIKTTPVVNGKTFGINVPPLTVTGEYKVNLQLVAKNSKHWTETYKFSVEKSNTFNDTVYACPNPAKSNSIKIAFQYSTGEKANIKIFSIAGNLIKDENVDTSPYEWNLSDVGNGLYFYKVEIGHDKSKLKTIMVAR
- a CDS encoding four helix bundle protein; its protein translation is MENDKAKFKKEFKERIYQYILKLIKFIDNLPKDRTCDVIGKQLLRSGTSIGANYIEAQASSSRKDFTNFLASSILTLKGRK